GAGCGGCTCGAAGATGCGCGGCAGCAGCTCCGGCGCGATGGGCTCTCCTCCGTTCACCACGCGCACGACGAGGGCATCCGTCTCTCCGCGGCTCTCCACGCGCACGGGCGTGTCCTCCGGGCTGTACTTCAGCGCGTTGCCCAGGATGTTGGAGAGCACCTGCGCCATCCGGTCCGAATCCCACGCGCCCTGGCCGTCCCCGGTCTGCTCCACCAGCACGGTGCGCTCCGGGTGCGTCGTCCGCGCCTCCTCCACCACCTGCGACGTGAGCGCGTGGAAGTCACACGGCTCCGCCTCCACCGGGATGCCGCCGCCCATGCGCGCCTGGGTGAAGTCCAGCAGGTCGCGGATCATCCGCGTCGCCCGCTCCGCCGCGGACAGGATGCGCGCCGCCGCCTTCGCGTGCCACGGCTGGATGTCCTCCCGCCGCAGCATCAGCGAGGCTCCCGTGAGGATGGCGGCCAGCGGGTTGCGCAGGTCGTGGCTCACGATGCCAATGAGCTGCTGTTCGAACTCCACCCGCGCCTGCGCCTCGTGCACCAGCCGCTGCCGCTCCTCCTCCGCCTGCCGCCGCTCGGTGATGCCGCGCATCGCGCCCACGATGCGCCGCGCCCCTCCGCTCGCCCCGCGCACGATGCAGCCCTGCGCCGCCACGTACGCGTACGACGCGTCCTTGCGCAGCACCCGGTACTCGTCCTGCCACCGGTCGTCGTCGGAATCGAACGCGCGCTGGAGCCCCGCCAGCACCCGCTCGCGGTCCTCCACGTGGATGTGCCGGCGCCACCACGCGGCGTCCGCGGCCACCTCTTCCAGGGGGAAGCCGAAGACCTCCTCCGTCGCGTCGCCAATCCAGTGCATCGCGTCCGTCTGGAGGTCCCAATCCCAGATGGCGTCGAAGCTGGCGTGCGCCACCAACTGGTAGCGCTCCTCGGAGCGGCGCAGCGCCTCCTCCGTGCGCTTGCGCAGCCGCACCCCTTCCGCCTCGCGCAGCGCCCGCCGCACGCTGGGCCCCAGCCGCTCCAGCCGGTCCTTGAGCACGTAGTCGGTGGCGCCGCGCTTGAGCAGCTCGATGGCGCGGTCCTCCCCCAGCGCCCCGGACACGAAGAGGAACGGCGTGTCCGGACACACCGCCTGCGCCGCTTCCAGCGCGCTCATCCCGTCGAAGCCCGGCACGTTGTAGTCCGACAGGATGAGGTCGAACTTCCCCTTCGCCAGCGCGGCGGTGAAGGCCGCGCGGCCCGGCACGCACTCCAGCGTCGAGGGCAGCCCGCCCTCCTCCAA
The genomic region above belongs to Corallococcus silvisoli and contains:
- a CDS encoding sensor histidine kinase, giving the protein MSARGGAALDLTPAPAAGRPLSILLLEDSALDAQLVAAQLEEGGLPSTLECVPGRAAFTAALAKGKFDLILSDYNVPGFDGMSALEAAQAVCPDTPFLFVSGALGEDRAIELLKRGATDYVLKDRLERLGPSVRRALREAEGVRLRKRTEEALRRSEERYQLVAHASFDAIWDWDLQTDAMHWIGDATEEVFGFPLEEVAADAAWWRRHIHVEDRERVLAGLQRAFDSDDDRWQDEYRVLRKDASYAYVAAQGCIVRGASGGARRIVGAMRGITERRQAEEERQRLVHEAQARVEFEQQLIGIVSHDLRNPLAAILTGASLMLRREDIQPWHAKAAARILSAAERATRMIRDLLDFTQARMGGGIPVEAEPCDFHALTSQVVEEARTTHPERTVLVEQTGDGQGAWDSDRMAQVLSNILGNALKYSPEDTPVRVESRGETDALVVRVVNGGEPIAPELLPRIFEPLQRGTRVGRSERSIGLGLYIVRQLVLAHGGTVDARSSAEEGTVFTVRLPRVPSRETAAWRASGQVRPPEEPHVVAASDAGPGAKSSS